In Methanococcoides sp. LMO-2, a single window of DNA contains:
- a CDS encoding HAD-IC family P-type ATPase → MSGEIKWHRVPVDEVLTLLDTDKDGITDEEAQIRLSKYGFNEVEVKEKESSIHRFARQFASPLIYVLLAASLVTFILEEYADMAVILGVVLANAVIGFIQERNAENALESLAKMLVPETSILRDGKRMIIHSRELVAGDIVLLETGNRIPADLRLMYVKNLRIDESMLTGESTAVEKIIDPIETKTLPIAEQKNIAFGGTLVTQGNGLGVVVATGSESEIGKISELIRKTENISTPLVRTIDQLAKTLAIVILGLSIFTFIVGKLRGFDNLDIFFASVSLAVAAIPEGLPALITISLAFGIKRMASRNAIIRTMPSVESLGSATVICSDKTGTLTKNEMTVKRIYTLEGEFDVTGVGYNTEGDFELEGKKTDPIKHPALMETLKAGTLCNDAYLREEGGIDGDPTEGALLVSAAKAGKFYMQRIDTIPFESEERYMATLHQDEDRNSWIYLKGSPEKLVELCSHQFDGKELSPIDPEKFLDAAEDMASEGLRVIGTAYRKLEQGKDEITEEDAKDLIFLGLQGMIDPPREEVKASIFKCNNAGIRVIMITGDHILTGHTIARQLGIRTNGALSGSDIQKMSDEELTETLKTVSVFARTSPEDKSRIVGLLKQQGEVVAVTGDGINDAPALENADIGVAMGKTGTEVAKDASDMVLADDNFASIVNAVEEGRNVYNKIQKVILWTLPTNAAEGLAVLAAVILGLKNPPLLPLHILWINTVTALGLGVPITLEPMEKKLLNRPPRPPKEPLLLPVIKQRIVAVALLVVTATFLLYFFEMMQNGRDSNTAQTIALNTIVFFEIFYLFSCKSIHENVFRDLFSNKFMLAGIALVLSLQVFITYSPTMNSILRTSPLEATDWVIIALTSSSVFFLIELEKYVKNKRKTDQSTN, encoded by the coding sequence ATGAGTGGGGAGATCAAATGGCACCGTGTGCCTGTGGATGAGGTTCTGACACTGCTGGATACCGATAAAGATGGTATTACTGATGAAGAGGCACAGATCCGTCTTTCAAAGTATGGGTTCAATGAAGTTGAAGTAAAGGAAAAAGAGAGTTCGATCCATCGATTTGCAAGACAATTCGCAAGCCCGCTCATATATGTCCTCCTTGCTGCTTCACTTGTCACATTCATTCTTGAAGAATATGCTGACATGGCCGTTATCCTTGGAGTTGTCCTTGCCAATGCTGTTATAGGTTTCATCCAGGAAAGAAATGCTGAAAATGCCCTTGAGTCCCTTGCAAAGATGCTGGTTCCCGAAACCAGTATTCTAAGGGATGGGAAGAGGATGATAATTCACAGCAGGGAACTGGTTGCAGGTGACATTGTACTCCTGGAGACAGGGAACAGGATACCTGCTGACCTGCGACTGATGTACGTGAAGAACCTGCGTATCGATGAATCCATGCTCACCGGTGAATCAACGGCTGTGGAGAAGATAATAGACCCCATCGAGACCAAAACTCTTCCAATAGCCGAGCAGAAGAACATCGCCTTTGGAGGCACACTGGTCACCCAGGGAAACGGACTTGGAGTTGTGGTTGCAACTGGCTCTGAAAGCGAGATCGGGAAAATATCCGAACTGATCCGGAAAACGGAGAATATATCCACACCTCTTGTCAGAACAATAGACCAGCTGGCAAAAACACTTGCCATCGTTATCCTTGGTCTTTCAATATTCACTTTTATCGTCGGTAAGCTCAGGGGTTTTGACAATCTTGATATCTTCTTTGCCTCTGTGAGCCTTGCAGTTGCAGCTATCCCTGAAGGACTGCCTGCCCTCATTACCATCTCACTGGCATTCGGCATTAAAAGAATGGCATCCCGAAATGCCATAATTCGTACAATGCCTTCTGTGGAAAGCCTTGGCTCGGCCACTGTCATTTGCTCTGATAAGACCGGTACCCTTACCAAAAATGAGATGACGGTCAAAAGGATATATACTCTTGAAGGGGAATTCGATGTGACCGGTGTTGGTTACAACACAGAGGGAGATTTCGAACTTGAAGGAAAAAAGACCGATCCGATAAAACATCCGGCATTGATGGAAACACTCAAGGCCGGAACACTTTGCAATGATGCTTACCTGAGGGAAGAAGGCGGCATCGATGGAGACCCTACCGAAGGAGCACTTCTTGTATCTGCTGCCAAAGCCGGAAAATTCTACATGCAAAGAATTGACACCATACCATTCGAATCCGAAGAAAGGTACATGGCAACACTTCATCAGGACGAGGACAGGAACAGCTGGATATATTTGAAAGGATCACCGGAAAAACTGGTAGAACTATGCAGCCACCAGTTTGACGGTAAAGAACTGTCACCTATCGATCCTGAAAAGTTCCTTGACGCTGCAGAGGACATGGCATCCGAGGGTCTGCGGGTGATTGGAACAGCATACAGGAAACTGGAGCAGGGAAAGGATGAGATCACAGAAGAGGATGCAAAGGACCTTATATTCCTCGGCCTCCAGGGTATGATCGACCCACCAAGGGAAGAAGTAAAAGCATCCATCTTCAAGTGCAACAACGCCGGTATCAGAGTTATAATGATCACAGGAGACCACATCCTTACCGGACACACCATTGCCAGGCAGCTGGGTATACGAACAAATGGTGCTTTGTCAGGAAGCGATATCCAGAAGATGTCAGATGAGGAACTCACAGAAACCCTCAAAACGGTCTCTGTCTTTGCAAGAACATCTCCTGAAGATAAATCCAGAATTGTTGGCCTGCTTAAGCAGCAGGGAGAAGTCGTGGCAGTTACCGGTGACGGGATCAACGATGCACCGGCACTTGAGAATGCAGACATTGGCGTTGCCATGGGAAAAACAGGCACAGAGGTTGCAAAGGATGCATCCGACATGGTACTTGCAGATGACAATTTTGCATCTATTGTGAATGCAGTGGAAGAAGGAAGGAATGTCTACAACAAGATACAGAAGGTCATACTCTGGACACTCCCGACAAATGCTGCAGAAGGGCTGGCCGTTCTTGCAGCTGTGATCCTGGGACTGAAGAACCCACCGTTGCTCCCGCTACACATCCTCTGGATCAACACGGTCACTGCACTGGGGCTGGGAGTTCCCATCACACTTGAACCCATGGAAAAGAAGCTGCTTAACAGGCCACCAAGGCCCCCGAAAGAGCCGCTTCTACTGCCGGTAATTAAACAAAGGATAGTCGCAGTGGCATTACTGGTGGTGACCGCCACGTTCCTGCTTTATTTCTTCGAGATGATGCAGAACGGCAGGGATAGCAACACTGCCCAGACGATCGCACTCAATACGATCGTTTTCTTTGAGATATTTTACCTGTTCAGCTGCAAATCGATACATGAGAATGTATTCAGGGATCTCTTCTCTAACAAGTTCATGCTGGCAGGCATTGCACTGGTCCTTTCCCTGCAGGTATTCATCACATATAGTCCTACTATGAATTCGATACTCCGGAC
- a CDS encoding PGF-pre-PGF domain-containing protein, translated as MQNKTIWFFFVLIITTLFLSLLAGNATAEAFENIDEKDARSIYVLRELERSFTFRNEALDITYINITTDLNVGNVEAIVECLKSTSSMVSTPPEGNVYKNINIWVGDSKLQHRLVSSEVGFKVNRTWLEDNEVSEESVRLSIYHSGNWDLLPTEKIDEDAEYVYYEANTSGEIRTHFAIVEYMEEEPVSSDVGEDSVAEDGMDSDPLNDGSDMASEGIENTDRSGAEEADLSDLNMLTFAIPILMVLVVLYSSYYGTTKEENIGSVGNGWGIQNDKQVGEDNASEKIADRNAAKDISGKDVKNEPHDKGK; from the coding sequence TTGCAGAATAAAACCATCTGGTTTTTCTTTGTCTTAATTATCACAACGCTATTTCTATCCTTGTTAGCAGGCAATGCTACGGCTGAAGCCTTTGAGAACATAGATGAAAAGGATGCCAGATCAATATATGTGCTGAGGGAACTCGAAAGATCATTCACATTCAGGAACGAAGCCCTTGACATCACTTATATCAATATAACAACAGACCTGAATGTAGGTAATGTAGAAGCAATAGTGGAATGTCTAAAATCGACTTCCTCAATGGTATCAACCCCTCCGGAAGGAAATGTCTATAAGAATATCAATATCTGGGTTGGCGATAGTAAACTTCAGCACAGGTTAGTAAGTTCGGAGGTAGGATTCAAGGTGAATCGCACTTGGCTGGAAGACAATGAGGTTTCCGAAGAATCTGTAAGATTGAGCATCTATCATAGTGGAAACTGGGATCTTTTACCCACAGAAAAGATAGATGAAGATGCTGAATACGTTTACTATGAGGCGAATACATCAGGTGAGATACGCACACATTTTGCAATAGTTGAATACATGGAGGAAGAACCTGTTTCTTCAGATGTTGGTGAAGATTCAGTTGCTGAAGATGGTATGGATTCCGATCCTTTAAATGATGGTTCTGATATGGCTTCGGAAGGAATTGAAAACACTGATAGAAGTGGTGCCGAAGAAGCAGATCTCTCGGATCTAAATATGTTGACTTTTGCAATACCGATACTTATGGTGCTTGTGGTGTTATACAGTTCTTATTATGGTACGACAAAAGAAGAAAATATTGGATCAGTTGGGAATGGTTGGGGTATCCAGAATGACAAGCAAGTTGGAGAGGATAATGCTTCTGAAAAGATTGCAGATAGAAATGCAGCAAAGGATATCTCCGGCAAAGATGTTAAGAATGAACCCCATGATAAGGGTAAATGA